In Prunus dulcis chromosome 2, ALMONDv2, whole genome shotgun sequence, a single genomic region encodes these proteins:
- the LOC117619320 gene encoding chaperonin CPN60-1, mitochondrial-like isoform X2 — protein MEMKMMEAALQGAARQAQAKADEIAKFMNENEQLKSAIEDLKEGDAAVAVAEEVKKNNHVVRKLEKRQHICTLDQHIEEQFGCGRLLACISSRPGQWLCWWDGKTLDNELEVVEGMKLDRGYISPYFITNQNNQKCELENPLIIIHEKKISSINDVVKVLELVLQICR, from the exons atggagatgaagatgatggaAGCTGCATTGCAAGGTGCTGCAAGACAGGCCCAG GCAAAAGCTGATGAGATTGCAAAGTTTATGAATGAAAATGAACAATTAAAATCTGCGATCGAGGATTTGAAG GAAGGTGATGCTGCTGTTGCCGTTGCTGAGGAGGTGAAGAAGAACAACCATGTAGTAAGAAAGTTGGAGAAGCGTCAACATATTTGCACCCTTGACCAGCATATTGAAGAGCAATTTGGTTGTGGTCGTCTATTGGCTTGTATCTCATCACGACCTGGACAGTGGCTGTGCTGGTGG GATGGGAAAACATTGGACAATGAGTTGGAGGTTGTTGAGGGAATGAAGCTAGATAGGGGCTACATATCCCCTTATTTCATCACCAACCAGAACAATCAGAAATGT GAATTGGAAAATCCTCTAATCATAATccatgagaagaaaatctcAAGTATTAATGATGTGGTTAAAGTATTGGAGTTGGTTTTGCAG ATCTGTAGATAA
- the LOC117619320 gene encoding chaperonin CPN60-1, mitochondrial-like isoform X5, with translation MEMKMMEAALQGAARQAQAKADEIAKFMNENEQLKSAIEDLKEGDAAVAVAEEVKKNNHVDGKTLDNELEVVEGMKLDRGYISPYFITNQNNQKCELENPLIIIHEKKISSINDVVKVLELVLQVSISLVRFTSFFVFTMNWLTNFCSFSEAKL, from the exons atggagatgaagatgatggaAGCTGCATTGCAAGGTGCTGCAAGACAGGCCCAG GCAAAAGCTGATGAGATTGCAAAGTTTATGAATGAAAATGAACAATTAAAATCTGCGATCGAGGATTTGAAG GAAGGTGATGCTGCTGTTGCCGTTGCTGAGGAGGTGAAGAAGAACAACCATGTA GATGGGAAAACATTGGACAATGAGTTGGAGGTTGTTGAGGGAATGAAGCTAGATAGGGGCTACATATCCCCTTATTTCATCACCAACCAGAACAATCAGAAATGT GAATTGGAAAATCCTCTAATCATAATccatgagaagaaaatctcAAGTATTAATGATGTGGTTAAAGTATTGGAGTTGGTTTTGCAGGTTAGCATTTCTCTGGTTAGGTTCACTAGTTTCTTCGTTTTTACTATGAATTGGTTGACAAACTTTTGCTCCTTTTCAGAAGCAAAG TTATGA
- the LOC117619320 gene encoding chaperonin CPN60-1, mitochondrial-like isoform X1, producing MEMKMMEAALQGAARQAQAKADEIAKFMNENEQLKSAIEDLKEGDAAVAVAEEVKKNNHVVRKLEKRQHICTLDQHIEEQFGCGRLLACISSRPGQWLCWWDGKTLDNELEVVEGMKLDRGYISPYFITNQNNQKCELENPLIIIHEKKISSINDVVKVLELVLQVSISLVRFTSFFVFTMNWLTNFCSFSEAKL from the exons atggagatgaagatgatggaAGCTGCATTGCAAGGTGCTGCAAGACAGGCCCAG GCAAAAGCTGATGAGATTGCAAAGTTTATGAATGAAAATGAACAATTAAAATCTGCGATCGAGGATTTGAAG GAAGGTGATGCTGCTGTTGCCGTTGCTGAGGAGGTGAAGAAGAACAACCATGTAGTAAGAAAGTTGGAGAAGCGTCAACATATTTGCACCCTTGACCAGCATATTGAAGAGCAATTTGGTTGTGGTCGTCTATTGGCTTGTATCTCATCACGACCTGGACAGTGGCTGTGCTGGTGG GATGGGAAAACATTGGACAATGAGTTGGAGGTTGTTGAGGGAATGAAGCTAGATAGGGGCTACATATCCCCTTATTTCATCACCAACCAGAACAATCAGAAATGT GAATTGGAAAATCCTCTAATCATAATccatgagaagaaaatctcAAGTATTAATGATGTGGTTAAAGTATTGGAGTTGGTTTTGCAGGTTAGCATTTCTCTGGTTAGGTTCACTAGTTTCTTCGTTTTTACTATGAATTGGTTGACAAACTTTTGCTCCTTTTCAGAAGCAAAG TTATGA
- the LOC117619320 gene encoding chaperonin CPN60-1, mitochondrial-like isoform X4, translating into MEMKMMEAALQGAARQAQAKADEIAKFMNENEQLKSAIEDLKEGDAAVAVAEEVKKNNHVVRKLEKRQHICTLDQHIEEQFGCGRLLACISSRPGQWLCWWDGKTLDNELEVVEGMKLDRGYISPYFITNQNNQKCVSISLVRFTSFFVFTMNWLTNFCSFSEAKL; encoded by the exons atggagatgaagatgatggaAGCTGCATTGCAAGGTGCTGCAAGACAGGCCCAG GCAAAAGCTGATGAGATTGCAAAGTTTATGAATGAAAATGAACAATTAAAATCTGCGATCGAGGATTTGAAG GAAGGTGATGCTGCTGTTGCCGTTGCTGAGGAGGTGAAGAAGAACAACCATGTAGTAAGAAAGTTGGAGAAGCGTCAACATATTTGCACCCTTGACCAGCATATTGAAGAGCAATTTGGTTGTGGTCGTCTATTGGCTTGTATCTCATCACGACCTGGACAGTGGCTGTGCTGGTGG GATGGGAAAACATTGGACAATGAGTTGGAGGTTGTTGAGGGAATGAAGCTAGATAGGGGCTACATATCCCCTTATTTCATCACCAACCAGAACAATCAGAAATGT GTTAGCATTTCTCTGGTTAGGTTCACTAGTTTCTTCGTTTTTACTATGAATTGGTTGACAAACTTTTGCTCCTTTTCAGAAGCAAAG TTATGA
- the LOC117619320 gene encoding chaperonin CPN60-1, mitochondrial-like isoform X3 has product MEMKMMEAALQGAARQAQAKADEIAKFMNENEQLKSAIEDLKEGDAAVAVAEEVKKNNHVVRKLEKRQHICTLDQHIEEQFGCGRLLACISSRPGQWLCWWDGKTLDNELEVVEGMKLDRGYISPYFITNQNNQKCELENPLIIIHEKKISSINDVVKVLELVLQL; this is encoded by the exons atggagatgaagatgatggaAGCTGCATTGCAAGGTGCTGCAAGACAGGCCCAG GCAAAAGCTGATGAGATTGCAAAGTTTATGAATGAAAATGAACAATTAAAATCTGCGATCGAGGATTTGAAG GAAGGTGATGCTGCTGTTGCCGTTGCTGAGGAGGTGAAGAAGAACAACCATGTAGTAAGAAAGTTGGAGAAGCGTCAACATATTTGCACCCTTGACCAGCATATTGAAGAGCAATTTGGTTGTGGTCGTCTATTGGCTTGTATCTCATCACGACCTGGACAGTGGCTGTGCTGGTGG GATGGGAAAACATTGGACAATGAGTTGGAGGTTGTTGAGGGAATGAAGCTAGATAGGGGCTACATATCCCCTTATTTCATCACCAACCAGAACAATCAGAAATGT GAATTGGAAAATCCTCTAATCATAATccatgagaagaaaatctcAAGTATTAATGATGTGGTTAAAGTATTGGAGTTGGTTTTGCAG TTATGA
- the LOC117618002 gene encoding putative disease resistance RPP13-like protein 1, which translates to MAFIGEALISAAIQTLCDKIASPEFTDLFRQKKLDEQLLNKLKTTLLTLSVVLNDAEEKQIEEPLVRDWLDNLRHNVLAAEDLLDEIDTEALRCKLEEGEGQTHNLTKKVRDFYQRMNVEMKDLLERLEQFVQEKSALGLREGAGRKVSQRTTTSLVHEPCVYGRDEVKENLLQILLSDDASKDDVSVLTIVGMGGVGKTTLARLLYNDDKVKEHFPLHAWVCVSEDYDSNRITKTLLESVTSKSSNMTDLNLLQVELKEQLKGKKFLFVLDDLWNEKYGDWKRLQTPFTSGAKGSKVIVTTRSEHVVSVLQSVHVHHLEPLSHEDCWFLLAKHAFGNENCSDPNLEEIGKQIAHKCNGLPLAAETLGGLLRCNIDSEEWNTILNSSIWELPYDKCDILPALGLSYHYLSSQLKRCFVYCSIFPKNYEFKKEGVVQFWMAEGLIPKAENGKSIEAVARKYFDELLARSLFQKSSKSGFTMHDLINDLAMFMCKAFCLRLEGGESHYVEKVRHFSYAMERFDAAPKFKPLHRAKFMRTFLPISLNFFSISYVTEKVLQELLPSLRCLRVLSLSRYHNVTVLPDSIANLIHLRYLDLSCTAIERLPGVLCNLYNLQTLLLSNCSLLLELPADIRKLINLQKLTLGGCSSLNKLPAGMKELTNLHHLDVSGTKIEEMPVQMGRLKSLRTLTAFVVGKSTGFGIRELREFPQLRGKLSILKLQNVVDARDALHANMKHKKDLKELKFSWGAEDADDSQKEKDVLDKLQPCVNLEKLTIKFYGGTNFPNWLGDSSFSNIQVMHLSDCSYCWSLPPVGRLPALKQLCIRRMKFVKTIGVEFYGRNGAYLTQPFRSLEKLEFWEMPEWEEWVPSGSASGGEYGPDFPRLQELILNQCPKLRGSLPCELPCLKNLTVYGCEV; encoded by the coding sequence ATGGCTTTTATCGGAGAGGCCCTCATCTCTGCTGCCATCCAGACGTTGTGTGACAAAATTGCTTCGCCTGAGTTCACCGACTTATTTCGGCAGAAAAAGCTCGATGAACAACTCCTCAACAAGCTGAAGACGACGCTGTTGACCTTGTCCGTAGTGCTTAATGATGCAGAGGAGAAGCAAATTGAGGAACCTTTAGTGAGAGACTGGCTTGACAATCTCAGACATAATGTCTTGGCTGCGGAGGACTTACTGGATGAAATCGACACTGAAGCTTTGCGATGCAAGCTGGAAGAAGGTGAAGGTCAAACCCACAATTTAACCAAGAAGGTACGTGATTTTTATCAACGCATGAATGTTGAGATGAAAGATTTATTAGAAAGATTAGAACAATTTGTACAAGAGAAAAGTGCTCTTGGTTTGAGAGAAGGTGCTGGGAGGAAGGTTTCACAAAGAACAACAACTTCCTTGGTTCATGAACCTTGTGTCTATGGTAGAGATGAAGTCAAAGAAAATCTGTTGCAAATTTTGTTATCTGATGATGCAAGCAAGGATGATGTGTCTGTCCTCACCATTGTTGGAATGGGCGGGGTTGGCAAGACAACCCTTGCCCGACTGCTTTACAATGACGATAAGGTGAAAGAACATTTTCCACTTCACGCTTGGGTTTGTGTTTCGGAAGACTATGATTCTAATAGGATAACTAAAACTCTTCTAGAGTCAGTCACCTCAAAGTCTTCTAATATGACAGATCTAAATTTGCTTCAAGTTGAACTAAAAGAACAACTCAAGGGAAAGAAattcttatttgttttggaTGACCTATGGAATGAGAAATATGGCGATTGGAAACGCCTCCAAACTCCTTTTACTTCTGGGGCAAAGGGAAGTAAAGTCATTGTAACAACACGGAGCGAACATGTAGTATCTGTCCTGCAAAGTGTTCATGTTCATCACTTGGAACCCTTGTCGCACGAAGATTGCTGGTTCTTACTTGCAAAACATGCATTTGGAAATGAAAATTGCAGTGATCCAAACTTGGAAGAAATTGGCAAGCAAATTGCACACAAGTGCAATGGGTTGCCTTTAGCTGCAGAAACACTTGGGGGTTTGTTACGTTGCAATATAGATTCAGAGGAATGGAATACAATACTAAATAGCAGTATTTGGGAGCTACCCTATGATAAATGTGACATTCTTCCGGCTCTTGGGTTGAGTTACCATTATCTCTCCTCCCAGTTAAAACgatgttttgtttattgttcaatttttccaaagaattaTGAGTTTAAAAAGGAAGGTGTAGTTCAATTTTGGATGGCAGAAGGTTTAATTCCAAAAGCTGAGAATGGAAAGAGCATAGAAGCGGTAGCTAGAAAATACTTTGATGAGCTGTTGGCACGATCGCTATTTCAAAAGTCAAGCAAATCCGGTTTCACAATGCATGATCTCATTAATGACTTGGCCATGTTCATGTGTAAGGCATTTTGCCTTAGGCTGGAAGGGGGGGAATCACATTACGTAGAAAAAGTTCGGCATTTTTCATATGCTATGGAAAGATTTGATGCAGCTCCAAAATTTAAGCCATTACATAGGGCTAAGTTTATGCGGACCTTTCTACCCAtatcattaaattttttttccatttcttaTGTAACTGAAAAGGTTCTACAAGAATTGTTGCCGTCACTAAGATGTTTACGGGTGTTATCATTGTCACGTTATCACAATGTTACTGTGTTACCTGATTCTATTGCAAACCTCATTCACTTGCGCTACTTGGATCTTTCCTGTACCGCAATTGAAAGGTTACCTGGGGTACTTTGCAATCTCTACAACTTGCAGACATTACTATTGTCAAATTGTTCCTTACTCCTTGAATTGCCTGCGGACATTAGAAAATTGATTAATTTACAGAAATTGACATTGGGCGGTTGTAGTTCGCTTAATAAATTGCCTGCAGGCATGAAGGAGTTGACTAATTTGCATCATCTTGATGTTAGTGGAACTAAAATTGAAGAGATGCCGGTGCAAATGGGTAGATTGAAAAGTTTGAGAACATTGACTGCATTTGTTGTGGGCAAATCTACTGGGTTCGGCATAAGAGAACTGAGGGAGTTCCCACAACTTCGAGGAAAACTATCAATTTTGAAGCTACAAAATGTAGTTGATGCGAGGGATGCACTGCACGCCAATATGAAGCACAAGAAAGATCTCAAGGAGTTAAAGTTTTCATGGGGTGCGGAGGATGCTGATGATTCCCAAAAGGAGAAAGATGTACTCGACAAGCTCCAGCCTTGCGTGAATTTGGAGAAATTAACCATCAAATTCTATGGTGGAACCAATTTTCCGAATTGGTTAGGAGACTCGTCTTTTTCTAACATACAAGTCATGCATCTCAGTGACTGTAGTTATTGTTGGTCGCTCCCACCAGTTGGACGGCTACCGGCACTCAAACAGCTCTGTATAAGAAGAATGAAGTTTGTGAAGACGATTGGCGTTGAATTCTATGGCAGAAATGGAGCTTATCTGACTCAGCC